Genomic segment of Pararhodobacter zhoushanensis:
GTTGAGCATCTGAAAGCGCTGGCGCTGGTCTCGCGCACGCTGCGCGACCCTTCGGTCTGCGCCAAGCTGCGCGCCAACGAAGACCCCGACAAACTGTTCGCCATCCTGACCGAGACCGCCGACAGCAAGGCCGCCTGAGGCCTAGAACGGCGCGGTTGACCGAAAGGTCATCTGCGCCCCCGTGCGCGGGTGGCGCAGCCGCAGCTCTTCGGCATGCAGCATCAGGCGCGGGTAGTTTAGCGCCGCGCCCGTCGCATAGAGCGGATCGCCCAGAATAGGGTGCCCCATCGCCAGCATATGAACGCGCAACTGGTGGCTGCGCCCGGTCAGCGGCTTCAACGCCATGCGCGTGGTGTCACCGTCATGGCGCAGCACGCGCCAGTCCGTCTGCGACGGCCGCCCGTTCACCGGATCGACCATCTGGCGCGGCCGGTTGGGCCAGTCCACACCCAGCGGCAGATCGACCTGGCCTTTTTGCTCTTCCGGGTGCCCTTGCACGCGGGCGATATACCGCTTCTGCGTCTTGCGCTCTTCGAACTGCCGGCCCAGATGCGCCTGCGCCTGTTGCGTCAACGCAAAGATGATCACACCCGAGGTGTCCAGATCCAGCCGATGCACGAGCAGCACTTCGGGATACTCTTCCCGCAGGCGCGCGATCAGGCAATCCGCCCGATCCTCACCCCGACCGGGGACAGACAGCAGACCAGAGTCCTTATCCGCCACCAGCAGATCGTCATCCAGATGCAGGATACGCGGGGCTCCCGGCGGCGGGGCATAGATGAATTCGCTCATACCCTTGCGGATAGACCTGTGCGCAGGGTCAGTCCAGCGGAACTGCTGGGGACAGCCCTTTCCAATCCACTCACCCGGTCAGCAGCTTTCCGGGACACGCGCCTATGGTCGCGTTCAGGATCGGCCCAGATCGTCCAGATACAGACGCACCGCGTCTTGTACATGGCGGAAACGATCGCCGCCCAGATGCTTGCCGCCATACCAGCGCGTGACCACGATGATATGGTCGCGCAGCCCTTCGCGCTCGAGCATGCGCACGATCACCATGCCCGCGCCGGCCTCGCCGTCGTCGTTCTTCAGCGGTGCGTCGGCGGTCAGCAAGGCCCAGGAGTGATGCGTCGCCTTGGCGAATTTCTTTTTGCGGCACAATTCCTTGATGAACGCCTTCGCCTCATCCTCACAGGTGCACGGACCGCCCGACACCGCATATTTCGACCCGCGGTCGCTGATGACATTCTCAAGGATGCGCATGGTTCAGGCTTAGGCTGCTGCACCAACAGGGGCAAGCCTGAGGGCGGTCATGGCCAAAAGACACGCCGCGGCGATCAGTCCAGCGTGCGGATGAGTTTGCGTTCCAGCGGGGCCAGAACGCTGCGCAGGGTGCTGCCGCGTTTCAGCACCTGTCCGTCGGCACCGATCAGCGCATAGAGCTGCTGGCGCTGGCGCAGGGCCGGAATCTTTTCGACGCGGTAGAGCGGGTTTTCGGCGGCACGCCGAAAGATGCAGAACACAGCCCGGTCGCGCAGCGCCGAAATGCCGTAATCGCGCCACTCACCGGCAGCGACGAACCGACCATAGACCGAGAGGATCTGACCCAGCTCGAACCGATCGTAGCTCACCTGCTCGGTGTAAGACGGCGCAGCGCCGAAATTTTGCACATTCATGGGAAAAATCGTGTCTCTCGCCCGTCGAGAAATCAAGCCTTACACCGGAGATGCGGCAAAATTTTCGGACTTCTCACCGTCTTTGCCCCGTTCTGCCCGCGAATCGCCATGATCCTGCTCGATACCTCACGCCATCGCATGAATGTACCGGGCCTCGTTGGGCCCCCACCCGACGGGAACAAACCCCGGCAAAGCGAAGGACCGGGTGCTGCAAGGCACCCGGTCCGGCTTTATTGCGGCTGACAGTTTATCCGCAGCTAAGCGACACCACGCGCCGACGCGTTTCGCGATCAACCGTCACGTTCAGGCGTTGTGGGTTGTGGTCCATCGTCACCGGGTCGCCCTGACCGATAACCCGCACCGGTCCGGGGGCCGGGAAAGGTTGCGGCGCGACGCTGCCGACAAAGTGCTGCAAACTGTTCGCGCCACAGGTATCCGACGGGTCGGTGCTGATCGGCGCGACCGGCGGTGTGACGCGCGGCGGCTCGGCCATGGGCGGCGACAGGGGCGGCACGTCAGGCACAACCGGCTCCATCGGAGGGGCGGGCCGGTAATACGGGCCCGATGACAGTGGCGGCATCGGCTCGCATGCTGCAAGCAATGCAATGCCGGCAAGGGCTAGGATGGGTCTCATAAACGGACATTCCTCCTGGGTAGGTGGGCAGCGCCAGACGGCGCCACCACTGGACAGGCTCTAATCAAACCAATAGATCGCGAGAATGGCCCAGAAAAAGCACGATCCCAACAGCAAAGTGATCGCCGAGAACCGGCGTGCCCGCTTCGATTACTTCATCGAGAACGATCTCGAATGCGGAATCGTTCTGTACGGGTCCGAAGTGAAATCGCTGCGCCAGGGCGGTGCCAACATCGCCGAAAGCTATGCAACGGTGGAAAACGGCGAGTTGTGGCTGATCAACTCGGCCATCGCCCCCTACCTGCAGGCAAAGACCTGGGGCCATGAAGAACGCCGCAAACGCAAGCTGCTGGTCAGCCGCAAAGAGCTGTCCCGTCTGTGGGCGGCAACCGCGAAAGACGGCATGACGCTGGTGCCGATGGTCATGTACTTCAATGACAAGGGCCGCGTGAAGATCAAGATCGGCGTCGGCAAGGGCAAGAAGCTGACCGACAAACGCGAGACCTCGGCCAAGCGCGACTGGGACCGCCAGAAGCGCCGGTTGCTCAAAGAGCACGGCTGACACTTCGGGTTACCGATTGCATCCAGACTGCCCGCCGGGCAAATTGGCGCAAACGTTCTGACCTGGAGCTTACCGATGAAAACCCGCGCCGCTGTTGCCTTTGAGGCGAAGAAACCGCTCGAAATCGTTGAACTGGACCTCGAAGGCCCCAAAGCGGGCGAAGTCCTGGTCGAGATCATGGCGACCGGCATCTGCCACACCGACGCCTACACGCTGGACGGTCTGGACAGCGAGGGGATCTTCCCGTCGGTGCTGGGCCATGAGGGTGCCGGCATCGTGCGCGAAGTCGGCGCGGGGGTCACATCGGTGAAGCCGGGCGACCACGTCATCCCGCTCTACACCCCCGAATGCCGCCAGTGCAAAAGCTGCCTGAGCGGCAAGACCAATCTGTGCACCGCGATCCGCGCGACGCAGGGCAAGGGTGTCATGCCCGATGGCACCACGCGTTTCAGCTACAAGGGTCAGCCGATCTATCATTACATGGGCTGCTCGACCTTCTCCAACTTCACCGTTCTGCCCGAAATCGCCGTCGCCAAGATCCGTGACGACGCCCCTTTCGACAAGGCCTGCTACATCGGCTGCGGCGTCACCACCGGCGTTGGGGCGGTGATCAATTCGGCCAAGGTCGAACCGGGCGCGAATGTCGTGGTCTTCGGGCTGGGCGGCATCGGCCTGAACGTCATTCAGGGTGCGCGGATGGTCGGGGCCGACAAGATCATCGGCGTCGACATCAATGACGACAAAGCCCAGTGGGGCAAGATGTTCGGCATGACCCATTTCGTGAACCCCACCAAGATCGACGGCGATATCGTCAGCCATCTGGTCGCGCTGACCGACGGCGGCGCGGATTACACGTTCGACTGCACCGGCAACACCACCGTGATGCGTCAAGCGCTTGAAGCCTGCCACCGCGGCTGGGGCGTCTCGACCGTGATCGGCGTGGCCGAGGCGGGGAAAGAAATCGCCACCCGGCCGTTCCAGCTGGTCACCGGGCGGGTCTGGCAAGGTTCGGCCTTCGGTGGCGCGCGCGGGCGGACCGATGTGCCGAAAATCGTCGATTGGTACATGAACAAGAAGATCGAAATCGACCCGATGATCACCCACACGCTGACGCTGGAAGAGATCAACAAGGGCTTCGATTTGATGCACGCCGGCCAGTCGATCCGCTCGGTCGTGGTGTTCTGATGGAACGCATCAACCGCTGGCGCTCTCACGGCGGCTGGCAGGAAGTCTGGCGCCATGACAGCGCCGAGACCGGCACACCGATGGAGTTCTCGATCTTCCTGCCCGATGGCGACGGGCCGATGCCGGTGCTCTGGTTCCTGTCGGGGCTGACCTGCTCCTGGGCGAATGTCACCGAAAAGGGCGAGTTCCGCGCGGCCTGCGCCGAGCACGGGGTGATCCTGATCGCCCCCGACACCTCGCCGCGCGGCGACGGCGTGCCGGATGATCCCGAGGGCGCCTATGACTTCGGTCTGGGTGCCGGGTTCTATGTCGACGCGACAGAGCAGCCCTGGGCCACGAACTACCGCATGCGCAGCTATATCGAGACGGAACTGCCCGCGCTGGTAGCCGCGCATTTCCCGGTCGACATGGCAAGGCAAGGGATCACCGGGCACTCGATGGGCGGGCATGGCGCGCTGACCATCGGGTTGCGCACCCCGGAACGCTTCCGCTCGGTCAGCGCCATCGCTCCGATCTGTGCACCCAGCGACTGCCCTTGGGGGCGCAAGGCGCTGGGGCAATACCTTGGGCCAGATCGTGCGGCCTGGGCAGACTACGACGCCTGCCGCCTGATCGACGCGGGCGCCCGGCTGCCGGCGCTGAAGGTGGATCAGGGCGCGGCGGACGGGTTTCTGGAGACCCAGTTGATGCCCGAGCGGCTGAAGGCTGCCTGCGACGCTGCGAGCCAACCGCTGGAACTGACGATGCATGAGGGGTACGATCACTCGTACTACTTCATCTCCAGCGTCCTGCCCGCCCAGATCGCCTGGCACGCGCAGTACCTGAACAGCTGAGGATTCGCGCCCTGGCGACACGGGTCAGGGGGCCTTGCCCCCCTCTTCGGCTGACGCCGAATTCACCCCCCAGGATATTTAAGGACAGATGATAAGGTTCCGTTAACCATGCGTCATTTTCTGTCTCTAAATATCCACGGGGGTTTCCAAAGGGGGCGCGTGCGCCTCCTTTGGCGGGGGAGCGCGAGGGGCGAGGAGCCCCTCGCTTTGCCCGTCACGCTTGCGCATCGATTTCGGCCAGAAGCTGTGCGTGCCGCGCGATATAGTCAGCGCGCACCTCGCGCGGGGGACGTGGCGTGATGGTGATACCGGCGATCTCAGGCGTGGGGCGGCCAAAAAAGCGGTCGGCTTCGGTTCGGGTGAAGCCCGCGATCTGTGTGGCCTCCAGCCAGGCGCTGAGCGTATCGGCCTTTTTGATCAGCGTTTTCACGGATTTGGGCAGGATCGCCGGCAAGCCAAATCGCAAGTGGATCGCAGCGGTCAGCCGCGTGTCCAAGGCGCCATAGCTGGGCCCGACGGCCGCTTTGACCGGCGAGATCATATCGCCGATAACGTACTCCGGCGCGTCATGCAGCAAGGCCGCCAGGCGCCAGCGCAGCTTGAAGCGGGGGTCCAGCCGACCGGCAAGTGTTTCCACCAGCAGCGAGTGTTCGGCCACGGAATAGGGCCAGTCACCCGTCGTCTGCCCGTTCCATCGCGCGACAAAGGCCAGGCCATGCGCGATATCTTCCAGCTCGATATCCATCGGTGTGGGGTCGAGCAGATCCAGCCTGCGCCCCGAGAGCATCCGTTGCCAGGCCCGTGGCTGTTTCATCGCTATCCCCGTCTGTGGTGCCAGTTCGCAGATAGCGAATGCTGCCCAAGGGGTAAAGGCGACTCACGCCGTCATCCAACCGGGAACCAGAACAGCGATGGCGAGTGCCACAAGCAGGCCGATCACCGCAATCCACAGGCCGGTGCGTGAGTGCCGGGCGGGCGGAGCGCGGTGCACGACGGGTGCATGTTTGGCTGCCTCGAATGCGATGGCGAGGGGGTCGTCATCTTCGTCGGCTTCATCAGTCCAGGCTTCGGCGGACAGGATCGAGGGCGGTTTACGCCCTTTGGGCACGTCAGCGGCGCTTTCCCCATCCGCGCGTATGGTGGCTGCATAGGCCACCCGAACCGCCGGTTCCGTGCCCACCCCTTCGACCGAGGCCATCAGTCCGTCAATGTCGATGCGTCGCACCCGCCCGTCGGGGCTGCGATCCACGGCGCTGTGTGTTTCTGCAGGGGCCGGTGTTGCAGCGCCATCAGGAGGCGGCACGTCGTCCGCCATGGTGGCAGCCGCTTTGCGGCGCGCGCTGCGCAGGCAGGGCCAGCGCCCCGTCAAGGCAGGGCGACGCGCCGGTGGGCGCGGCACAGGGTTGAGATTGCGCAAGATGCCCACCCGCGTCTGACGGTCCTGCCGCGATAACCGTGCGGGCGCGGGTTGATCAAGGTCAGGCGGATGCATGCTGGCCACGTCCAACACCCCTTGCCGGTCAAAACGGTTGTTCTGCCGCCGATCCTGCCGAGAACTTCTTAACAATTCGCAAAAGAAAACGGCCGGACCCAAGGTCCGGCCGCCAAATCCGTTGGGCAACAGCCGATCAGGACGCCAGCGGCGCGCCCGGCTGTCCAGCCTGGCCTTGCTGACGTTGCAGCTGCTGGCGGTACATGCCCATGAAATCGATCATGTCCAGGTTCAGCGGCGGGAAGCCGCCATCGCGGGTGGCGTCGGAGATGATACGGCGCGCGAAGGGGAACACGATGCGCGGGCACTCGATCAGCAGGAACGGGTGCAGCTGGTCGGCGGGCAGCCCGTCGATCAGGAAGATGCCGCCGTATTCCAGCTCGATCAGATACAGGGTCTGACCGGTTTCCTTGTTCTTCGACTCGACCTTGTACTTCGAGATCACCTCGTAATGCCCGTCAGTCTCACGCTTTTTGGCGTCGAGGCTGACCTGCACCTGAATGTCGGGCTGGCCCGGAGGCAGCACGCCATTGCCGCGCACGATCACGTTCTCGAACGACAGGTCGCGCACGAATTGCGCCAGAACCTGAAACTTCACCTGCGGTTGGGCCCCGTTTTGGGCGCCGTTCGGCGCAGCCGGTTGCGGCGCGGCGCCGTTGCCATTCTCGGCCATGAAACTCTCCTGTTTTCGCTAGGTCTTGTGTTGGTTGCGACGGGTTCTAGCAGGTGAAACCCTGCGCCTCAATGGCGCTGGTCGTCGATCCGGCGATCAGGGTCCAGCGGGTCGCGGCCCGGCTCGCGCACGGTAAACTCGCCCTCGACCACGTCATCGGTGCGGTACACATGCGCCGTCGACACGGTTGCCTTGGCCCCGATCGCCCGCACCACGGCGCGTTGCAGGGCCGGGATCAGCAGGGCAAGCCCCAGAACATCGGTCAGAAAGCCCGGCAGGATCAGCAACAACCCGGCAAAGGCGCGAAACGCCCCCTGCGCCAGAAACGTGCCCGGCTCTATCCGCAGGCCGCCCTGCATCATCGCCACCGCGCGGGCCTGTTGACCGCGCAGGATGGACGCGCCCAGCAGTGCGGACAACAAGATGAGCGCAAGTGTCGCACCGACCCCGATCTGACCGCCGATGGCAATGAAAAGCGCGATTTCGATCAACGGCAGAGCGATGAACAGCAGCAAGATGGGCACGAGGCGATTTCCCTTTCGGCGTGATGGTGGACTTAGGCGACAACGCACCCTACATAAGCAACACTCGTTTGAAACCAAGGCTGCCGTCTGCCCGAGGACATTATGGATTCCGCTGTGATACAACTTCTGGTTCTCGCTGGCATTGCGATTTTCCTCATTGTGAAGCTACGCAATGTGCTGGGCACGCGCGACGGGCATGAACGCCCGGCAGCGCCGATCCCGGGCGCGGCGACGCCTGCGCGTCAACGTGCTGGCTTTGAGGTCATCGAAGGCGGCGAAGATCACGATATCACCGACCACGCTCCTGCGGGTTCGGAGACCGCTGTCGCGCTGGCGGCGATGAAACGGATCGAGCCTGACTTTAACGTGACCGAGTTTCTGGGCGGGGCACGCGGGGCCTATGAGATGATCCTCATGGGGTTCGAGCGGGGCTCGATGGACGATCTGGTGCCGTTCCTGTCCCGTGACGTGTTCGAAAGCTTCGACGAGGTTGTGCAGCTGCGCGAACGCGAGGGTCTGCAGGTCGAGGCGACCTTTGTCGGCGTGCGCGAGATTGCGCTGTCGAGCGCAAGGTTCAACGCTGACACGCGCGAAGCCGAAGTGAGCGTGCGCTTTATCGGTGAGCTGACCAGCGTGGTCCGCGACCGTGAGGGCAAGATCGTTGAAGGCGACGCGAACACCGTGAAGCAGGAACGCGACACCTGGACCTTTGCCCGCGTCATGGGTTCGGACAACCCGAACTGGCGGCTTGTCGCCACCGACGACTGATCCCGACAGCGAGGCCCGCGCATGGCTCGCCGCCGCCTGACAGACGACGAGCGTGCGCTGTGGCAGCGCGTGGCGCGTAGCGCGCGTCAGATGCGACCGGAACCTGCGCCCGAGACGCGCGCAGGCCCGGTTCCTGACGCAAAGCCCGCCTTCCCCGAACCGGCCCGCCCGGTCGGGGCCAGCCGCCCGCTGCCCATGCCGCAGGTGATCAAACGCCCCGGCATCAGCACCCCGACCCCCACCATCAAACTGGACCTTGCCGAAACCGTCAGCGAAAGGCTGGCGCGCGAGCCTGTGCGCATGGACCGCAACCTGCACCGCACCATGACGCGCGGCAAGATGGAGCCCGAGGCGCGCATCGACCTGCACGGCATGACCGTGACGCAGGCGCATGGCGCGCTGATCGGCTTTATCCTGTCGGCCCACCAGCGCGGGCTGCGGCTGGTGCTGGTCATCACCGGCAAGGGCCGCAAGAAGGGTGGGGATCACGTCGCGCCGATGCCGGTACGCGCCGGGGTGCTGAAACACGAGGTGCCGCACTGGCTGCGCTCGGCACCGCTGGGGCCGATGGTCATGGAACTGCGCGAGTCGCACCGCAGCCACGGTGGCAGCGGCGCCTATTACGTCTATCTGCGCAAACGTCGCTGAGCGTCAGCGCGACGAACCGTCCGACTCGGCCAGCGTCTCGTCGCCGGTCACCAGCCGCCGCATCCACCACGGCAAGACTGCACGGCCTCCGCGCCGGGTGTCGCCGCTCAATGGGTTCAGGATGATCTCGGTGGTGTTCTGCAAGGTCAGGATCGTTGCCGGCAGCAGCGGAACCGAACCCGACGTTTCCTGCCCCAGCGCCAGATTGAACGCGTTCATCTGCGCAAAGAGCCCGATCAGCGCAGGCGACGACCCGGCGGTGAAATGGCCCGCCCCGGTGCCGAAGGCGCTGACATCGACCAAGGTGACCCCCAGACCGGCCACGTCCTCGGCGTTTGACAGGTTGCCCAGCCGCGACCGTTCGCCGGTCAGGCTGGCGGACAGGGTCAGGACCCGATCGCGCTGCGAGGTGACGATCATGAAGGTCTCGGGCAACGGACCGATCGCGCGGACCTGCTGGCGGAACAGCGCCACGTCGATATCGGGCGAAATCAGGATCACCCCGCCGATTGCCGCCATCGCCGGATCGCGGGTCAGGGCCAGCTGGCGCAGCACCTCCATCGTCAGATGGGCGCCCATGGAATGGCCGATCAGAATGATGCGGCGTGGCCCTGCGGCACGCACCTGATGCAGCATGTCGATCAACCCGTCGCGCGCAAACAGCGCGCTGTCGCGGTCATGCGCATAGGCCAGCGGAGCGCCCAGCGACGGCCACGAATAATGCAGCATCACCCCTGGAATGTGCAGATCGTAGTCCAGCTGCGCGGTGC
This window contains:
- a CDS encoding RluA family pseudouridine synthase: MSEFIYAPPPGAPRILHLDDDLLVADKDSGLLSVPGRGEDRADCLIARLREEYPEVLLVHRLDLDTSGVIIFALTQQAQAHLGRQFEERKTQKRYIARVQGHPEEQKGQVDLPLGVDWPNRPRQMVDPVNGRPSQTDWRVLRHDGDTTRMALKPLTGRSHQLRVHMLAMGHPILGDPLYATGAALNYPRLMLHAEELRLRHPRTGAQMTFRSTAPF
- a CDS encoding YigZ family protein — protein: MRILENVISDRGSKYAVSGGPCTCEDEAKAFIKELCRKKKFAKATHHSWALLTADAPLKNDDGEAGAGMVIVRMLEREGLRDHIIVVTRWYGGKHLGGDRFRHVQDAVRLYLDDLGRS
- a CDS encoding DUF2794 domain-containing protein, with the protein product MNVQNFGAAPSYTEQVSYDRFELGQILSVYGRFVAAGEWRDYGISALRDRAVFCIFRRAAENPLYRVEKIPALRQRQQLYALIGADGQVLKRGSTLRSVLAPLERKLIRTLD
- a CDS encoding I78 family peptidase inhibitor, with product MPPLSSGPYYRPAPPMEPVVPDVPPLSPPMAEPPRVTPPVAPISTDPSDTCGANSLQHFVGSVAPQPFPAPGPVRVIGQGDPVTMDHNPQRLNVTVDRETRRRVVSLSCG
- the smpB gene encoding SsrA-binding protein SmpB; this encodes MAQKKHDPNSKVIAENRRARFDYFIENDLECGIVLYGSEVKSLRQGGANIAESYATVENGELWLINSAIAPYLQAKTWGHEERRKRKLLVSRKELSRLWAATAKDGMTLVPMVMYFNDKGRVKIKIGVGKGKKLTDKRETSAKRDWDRQKRRLLKEHG
- a CDS encoding S-(hydroxymethyl)glutathione dehydrogenase/class III alcohol dehydrogenase; translation: MKTRAAVAFEAKKPLEIVELDLEGPKAGEVLVEIMATGICHTDAYTLDGLDSEGIFPSVLGHEGAGIVREVGAGVTSVKPGDHVIPLYTPECRQCKSCLSGKTNLCTAIRATQGKGVMPDGTTRFSYKGQPIYHYMGCSTFSNFTVLPEIAVAKIRDDAPFDKACYIGCGVTTGVGAVINSAKVEPGANVVVFGLGGIGLNVIQGARMVGADKIIGVDINDDKAQWGKMFGMTHFVNPTKIDGDIVSHLVALTDGGADYTFDCTGNTTVMRQALEACHRGWGVSTVIGVAEAGKEIATRPFQLVTGRVWQGSAFGGARGRTDVPKIVDWYMNKKIEIDPMITHTLTLEEINKGFDLMHAGQSIRSVVVF
- the fghA gene encoding S-formylglutathione hydrolase, which produces MERINRWRSHGGWQEVWRHDSAETGTPMEFSIFLPDGDGPMPVLWFLSGLTCSWANVTEKGEFRAACAEHGVILIAPDTSPRGDGVPDDPEGAYDFGLGAGFYVDATEQPWATNYRMRSYIETELPALVAAHFPVDMARQGITGHSMGGHGALTIGLRTPERFRSVSAIAPICAPSDCPWGRKALGQYLGPDRAAWADYDACRLIDAGARLPALKVDQGAADGFLETQLMPERLKAACDAASQPLELTMHEGYDHSYYFISSVLPAQIAWHAQYLNS
- a CDS encoding HD family hydrolase, translating into MKQPRAWQRMLSGRRLDLLDPTPMDIELEDIAHGLAFVARWNGQTTGDWPYSVAEHSLLVETLAGRLDPRFKLRWRLAALLHDAPEYVIGDMISPVKAAVGPSYGALDTRLTAAIHLRFGLPAILPKSVKTLIKKADTLSAWLEATQIAGFTRTEADRFFGRPTPEIAGITITPRPPREVRADYIARHAQLLAEIDAQA
- the secB gene encoding protein-export chaperone SecB encodes the protein MAENGNGAAPQPAAPNGAQNGAQPQVKFQVLAQFVRDLSFENVIVRGNGVLPPGQPDIQVQVSLDAKKRETDGHYEVISKYKVESKNKETGQTLYLIELEYGGIFLIDGLPADQLHPFLLIECPRIVFPFARRIISDATRDGGFPPLNLDMIDFMGMYRQQLQRQQGQAGQPGAPLAS
- a CDS encoding FxsA family protein, whose translation is MPILLLFIALPLIEIALFIAIGGQIGVGATLALILLSALLGASILRGQQARAVAMMQGGLRIEPGTFLAQGAFRAFAGLLLILPGFLTDVLGLALLIPALQRAVVRAIGAKATVSTAHVYRTDDVVEGEFTVREPGRDPLDPDRRIDDQRH
- a CDS encoding Tim44/TimA family putative adaptor protein, producing the protein MDSAVIQLLVLAGIAIFLIVKLRNVLGTRDGHERPAAPIPGAATPARQRAGFEVIEGGEDHDITDHAPAGSETAVALAAMKRIEPDFNVTEFLGGARGAYEMILMGFERGSMDDLVPFLSRDVFESFDEVVQLREREGLQVEATFVGVREIALSSARFNADTREAEVSVRFIGELTSVVRDREGKIVEGDANTVKQERDTWTFARVMGSDNPNWRLVATDD
- a CDS encoding Smr/MutS family protein; its protein translation is MARRRLTDDERALWQRVARSARQMRPEPAPETRAGPVPDAKPAFPEPARPVGASRPLPMPQVIKRPGISTPTPTIKLDLAETVSERLAREPVRMDRNLHRTMTRGKMEPEARIDLHGMTVTQAHGALIGFILSAHQRGLRLVLVITGKGRKKGGDHVAPMPVRAGVLKHEVPHWLRSAPLGPMVMELRESHRSHGGSGAYYVYLRKRR
- a CDS encoding alpha/beta hydrolase — its product is MRLFLFASLTLLAACAVREEVDFVQGPAEGTVRQDVLVGTTRGADPTQPVPGWSRSPEVTYGRYVVSIPPDREPGAIPRQRPRSQADPLRHFMLAGTEALNTPGFVRALRTELAQQPSAQREAVVFVHGFNTAFIEGVYRTAQLDYDLHIPGVMLHYSWPSLGAPLAYAHDRDSALFARDGLIDMLHQVRAAGPRRIILIGHSMGAHLTMEVLRQLALTRDPAMAAIGGVILISPDIDVALFRQQVRAIGPLPETFMIVTSQRDRVLTLSASLTGERSRLGNLSNAEDVAGLGVTLVDVSAFGTGAGHFTAGSSPALIGLFAQMNAFNLALGQETSGSVPLLPATILTLQNTTEIILNPLSGDTRRGGRAVLPWWMRRLVTGDETLAESDGSSR